CAGGTTTGATGAACGGCGTTTTCGTAACCTTCTTCAATCTGGATGCAAGTGATACTCCTAACTATCTGAAGCCTTTCACCGGAAAGTATCTGGAGATGGCTTATTCGGATATTAAGAATCACGAAGAAATGAATACGGCCGAATATCTGAAATTTACAGATGACAAAGGCAATACCGGATTAGGTATTTATCAGAACCAGACAGCCAGTTCACGTGTAGACTTCCTGTATAGCACAAAAGGCTTGACAGGTGTTGAAAGCGTTGAAATGGATATTCGTGCTTTTGGTAATACGGACCTGGTAAACCGTAAGATCGACTGGACGTATGACGTATATGTTTATGATCTGTCAGGAGAGCTTGTTGGTCAGATGGTTAGCGACCGTGCAATTTTCACAGCTAATAACCATGAAATAGCAACAGCCCATACGCATCATATTAAAGCGCATGTTTCTGATGCCGATAATACGAATCCTGGTTCATGGCAGCAGGGCTCTTTGGACAACAAGATGATTATTGTTATGTTTAGAGGTGCTAAATCGGTTGCTGATGATGCAGTTGAATCTACAGGTTCAAAGAACACAGAACCGTTGACAGTATTCACAAATGCAAGATTGGCGTTCAATCGTCCGAGCGTTGCTTTCGGTGCTGCAAATACAAAGATATTTGAAGCTGGTGCCGGACGTAATACTTCTTGCGCTCCTGATACATTGACAACTACTGTTGAATTGTGGAATACATTGTATAAGAACAGCAAGTCTAACAATGAATATACTGCCACTTTCGGTAGTAGTGCGACTCGCGATGTTCTGGCCTTTATCGATCAAACTCAGGCTCCGAAAGAAGAGTTGGCATATTATGAACTGAATGTTGAGTATCCGTTTATCGTTGATAAGATGGAAATCTCTCAGATAGGCGATATGTCGAAAGTTGAGGGTTGGGTATCTTTAGATGAACTGGCTACTGATTCACCTAACAAAATTGTTAGAAAAGGTACACCGGGTGTAGATAAGAAAGTTACTTATCTGATCCCTCGTGAATTCTTCGTTCAGACAGATGCTACTGACGATCGCGATTGCAAATCAAGTGCTCGTTTCACTTATTACTTCGCTCCTCAAGAAGTAAAAGCATTTGAAAAATCTAACTATATTTGGTCTACTATCACAGCTGAAGCTTCAGATACAGCTCGTTATGCACTTCAGGCTACTTCTGTTCCTGAATATAACGAATTGAACGATCTGCACTTCGACGAATATCTGGATTTCAAGACTGCAAAAGTTAGCTTCAAGAACCTGCCTTATTTCAATTCATTCGACAACGGTCGTTACATGGATGAAATGCATTATGGTGAATTATTGCTGGTTAACCGGACAAAAGCTCCTAGACATTCAACCGATCGTTACGATGACGATGTAAATATCAAGGGTTGGAAGATCGTCTTCCTTGATGATGATAATAAGAAAGACTCTACTTATGTACCAGGTCGTTATCTGCCGATGACAGTTCAGGGACATAGCTATACTGATTATGCTGCATGGTTGGAAGAACATGGTTGTCCGGAATGCTGCATTGAAGATGAACCGGAAGTGGTTGGTACTCATGCAAGAGTAAAAGTTATCGACTGTTCAGGTAATATTTATCCGAACATCGTTAGCGTTAACGCTATCTTCAAATATCACCGTGGTGATGTAAACATCGGCGACGACGAGTCTAAATATGTAAATGAAACATATACTATCAATCCGGCTCTGACTTACGATGCTTCTATCGCAAGATATTTTGAAAATGGAGAAGTATTGGCTAATACGACTTATACTTACACCGGTCAGGATCTGATGGATAAGGTAGGTGGTGCAGTTTATTCAGGTCCGATCAAGGTCTTCGGTAACAATACATTCGTATGGTTCCAGGATACTGACCAGTCTCTGTTAAGCCACGCTATGGGTGTTCTTAGCTCTGAATTCCTGAAATATTTCGAACGTATCGACCGCAAAGATTTCTTCTTCGCTCCTTACGACGAATGGGATAACTACAAATATGAGTCAAGACCTCACACTGTTAAGATCTTCGCAACAGGTTTGAAACCGGATGTTCCTGGTGGAAAAGTTGCTTCTATCAAGGTCTTCAAAGAACAGTTCTCTAAAGGCGAAAGCTTCGACGATGCAGTTTATCATACAAATGCGTTCATGTTCACAGGTGAAAGCCTTGACTTTGCGAAAGTATATGTGAAGAAAGGTACTCAGGAAAAACCGATCGAAGAATATAGCGGTGCTACATTCGGCAAATTTATCGGTATGAGCATAGGTGATACTTTGATCTACAAGGTAGACCTGGATAACGACTATGCAGTACAGTACGTAGAAGAAAACGGTCTTGATATGACTGTTAAATATGTACCTTACAACGACGTGAACCTGCTTCCGATTGAAAAAGAATATTGGGATTATTGCTGCTTCGAAGGCACTCCTAACGTATTCAATCACGTAGCTCAGTTCGGTGTAACTGCTTCTAACAAGAAAGGTTGGAACGAATTTTATACATTCGGTACTACCGACAGAGGTTTGACAACAACAATGAATGCGGATAAGATCATCGGTTCATATACAAGCTTTTATTCATTCCTGACTCAGCAGTTCGGTTCTTGCAATGACTGCGGTAGTGGCGGTTATCCGAATGCAAACTATAGTAGTAGCATAGGTAGCTCTGAAGGCAACTGGGTTCCTGCTCCGAACCTGATCTATAACGAAATCTTCCGTAAGGATTACAAGACTCGTTATGTAAATACTTGCTATCCGGTACGCGACGGTCAGTTCATCATTTCCGGTTTGAACATTACTGAGCCGGTTGATATGGATGTATTCTCTAACAAGAAAGGTGCTTTCGATTATGAAGTAACAGTTCTTGCCGACCTCAATGGCGAACCTTATGGTAAAGTGGATACAGTAGGTACGACAGTTCAGATCTCTCCGAACAAATACGGTGAAGTATTGGCTCTTGTTTCTGCTAAGTTCGATCCGAAAGATCGCGATGGCATTGCAATGACTATCGATACAATTACAAGTGGTGCTGAAAAAGGTATGTGGGCTCGCTACTATGCGAAAGACTCTATCCGTCTGGCTCCGCAACAGCATGCTTCTGACGTTGAAAGATGGAACCGCGTGTACTTCTTCGACCTGGATGATTACAAACATAATTTGACATTTGAAGATGAAAAGTGGAAACACTTCGGTATCTGGGCTCCTTACGGTGTTAATATTACCGATACGCTGACAGCTACTATCAAGGGTGACGTGAAAGTTCCTGAAGTATGGTATAGCTCTGATGCTGCTGGTAAGAACAGAATCGATGCATTCCAGTTCGGTGTTGTAAATGGTGGTGCTTCTAAAGACTCGGTATTCTATATCCAGGGTCGTGACCTGCCTCATTACGGTACTACTGTGAACGATACGGATCCTAAGGTTGAACAGGAAATCAACTTGTTGAGCGCTTCTGACTTGTTCACATTCGGAACAAATAAATCAAAAGAAGTGAAACTGTTCATCCGTGAAAAATCAATGGAACTGGCTGGTACAGTTGAGGAAGCTCCTTATATCTATACAGGTGCTGCCGGCGAACTGGTTAAGAATGTTCTTCGTGGTGACGTAGCTGCCAAGATCGATATTCGTGCAACTCCGAATGTAGAAGATCTGTGTGACGTAGAGAATAAACTTTCTCTGGCTGCAGTATGTGACGTTCAGCAGGATCTGCCGCTGGCATTCACTGCCGGTCTTGAAATGCCGTATATCAAAGATATGGAACCGGGTGACGTTGGTGGTAGCGATGCTCGCATCAAATGGACAGCAACTCCGGGTGCTCAGTACTATCAGGTAGCTGTAGGTCGCTTCACTCCGAAGTATACTTCTGAAGATGTATTCATGTCTGAAGTACGTGCTGACGATGCAAGCAAGACTATCTGGGTTGAATTGTTCAACGCAACAGGCGATGTGATCCACCGTGATAATAAAGTTAACTACTGGTTGGAAGTAACTAAAGAATATACGGATGCTGCAGGTGCACCTAAGAAGGAGGTAACTAAGGTAAGTGTAGACAACTTCGAACTGCAAGGTAATACGCAACCGATCGACAGAAACTGGGGTTATGCTCCGATTGCCCATCAGATGGACAACATGGATCTGACTACAGACATCACGAAACCTGTTAAATATACAATCCGCCTGATGGAAGGATTCCAGACAGACGCTCATCAGATCGACATTTATCTGTTCGATACTCCTGCAACATGGATGGTAAGAAAACCGGTACAGGGTATGCCTATTAATGGTGGTGACTTCAATACAGGTGACTGGAGAACTGAAGTAGGTTCATTGCCTACGGCTTATTACGAATGGCAGGATGATATCAACTTCGACGGTGAAGAATCGTTCAAGGTTGCTGCAACTGCAACATCGATAGCTGTTCATAACCTGATCCCGCAGACTGCTTACACTGCACGTGTTCGTGCATTCAACGAGTGTGTCGGTGGTGAAGAAATGATTCCGTCAGAAGACTTCTATGACTTCGCAACATCTAAGACTGCTACCTCTACTGGTGACATCTACTTCGATGAAGCTGACGAACATAAGCCGGTTTCTAACGAATCTATCAATACAACTGACGTAACAGTTCTGGGTGGCCAGGGTAAGGTAACGATCCTGAATGCTGCTAACAAGAAAGTTGTCATCAGTAATGTATTAGGTCAGACCGTTGCCAACACAACGATCACTTCTGACAATGTTACATTCAACGCTCCTGCAGGAATCGTGGTTGTAGCTTTGGAAGACGGAACAATTGTTAAGGCAGTCGTTAAGTAAGACATGAATAACTATTGATATAAAGAAGTTTATAATCAATAATTTCTAATAGCCGCGTGGCGGATGTAGAGACGTTGCTTGCAGCGTCTCTACCTGACACCAATTAACCTGCGAAGGCGAAAAGGCGGGTATTAATACTAAAGTAATGAAATATAAATTCTTCCGCCTTAGCTCTGTGAAGAATGAAAGCGGATACAAACCCTGGCGGAGTCTATTTGTCAGGGTTTGTATTATGTTTTATGCAGACTTGGTTATAAGCACTTACTGTCTATTGATTGAAGTATAAACAAATTAAAATAATTGCGTATGAACAAAGTATACTTAATCGATGTGAGTAGGCGACTACTTATATTCGTACTATTATTGGGAGGGTATATCACACAAGCAGTTGCAGCAGACATTTATGTCCCCGTAAAAGATGTCCTGTCGTTTTATCAAGGAACGGAATATGCTAATAAAGTGCAGCTGGAATCCCATATCCAAAGTTTATTGCAGGATGCTGTTAGTGGAACAGCGATCATTTCGGAGGTTGTAGTTCAGAGAAATAATGGAACTCTCCCTCCTGCTGAATTAGGTGTTAACTCCTTTAGTTATACCTTTAATATATCTGGAAGTTCCGGTGACTTTGCTTTTAGGCGAACAGTCGGTGATGACCTGATTTCTCCAACTTCGATTCAATTAACTGGTAATACTGTGAATATTGCCGTGTCTAATGCTATCGAGATCAAGGCCCGCCAGGCTGTCGGTAATCTGAATTTCCCAGCAAACTGGGGTAATTATGTGTATGGAACGCCTATCAGTGACCTGAATACCAAAATACAGGTATTAGGTATGTCCGGGGTATCGATTACTGATGCTTCGGTTTTCCTGGTTAAAGATGGTTTAGAGATACAATATACAGGCAATAATAGTCTGGAAGCGGGAGAATATGACGTAGTGGTTACGTTCCCGCCGACTGAACAGTTTGCCTATGCTCCCTCTCTGAGTAACTGTACCCAACAAGCTATCGGTTCTTACATTTCTACAGCAAAGCTGAAAGTAAAAGAGAAACCGATCAATAATACCATATTCCCTGTATTTGCAGAAGGAGTAGGCGGCCTGGGCAAGATGGCTGCAAACACGAATCTGATCAGAGCGAAGAATCAGATCAATAACAACATTAATCCTTCCGACTTTATCTCAGAGATAAAGGTCTATTCCGATGCCAATTTCAGCAATGAAGTAACAGCGGGCAAACTGGTCCCGGGAGCTGTATATAGCTATCGCGTCGTGCTTCTGCCGAATTATGGTAAAGGAAATAATGTGTCGGCCAGTGTTGGAGGTGCTACGATCAACTTCAATACAACAAAGCATAGTTATGATATCGTAAATGCGATTTCGGTTGAAAAGAATACGTTGACAGTAAAACTGCCGGACTTCATTTCCAGTCCGATCCGTATTGGCGGCTATAACGATAATGCTGCAATGGCAACGATGCTGAAACAACTGATCCAGGATATCAATCCGGATATGGTCGACCAGAACCTTGTTCCGAAGGTGGATATCACCGACGGTACGGTTTCTTCTTCTATGCCGGACAATAGCCTGTTGGGTTATAAGGTAACCGTACAAGGAGATCTGACAAAGACCGGTTTGACTTTTGTAACGAATGGTAATGTAGCTTCTACAAACCTGACTGTCAACGGTAATGTTTGTTCGTTCAAAAATTCACTGTTGTTCGTAACTACATTGCCTACAACCCATTCTTTGGCTTATCCGGGCAACTATCAGATCGACTACGAAAAAGATATGCTTCCGAATGCGGTCATCCGCCGTATCAAGAGCGACTTACTGGTTCGTAATGCAGGTGTATTAGGAAATGAAACATTCATTGTTCGCCTGATCAATAATGACCTGAGCAATAAGAATGCAATCGCAGAAACAGACGATTCGTTCGGCTATAAGATCATTATCACCAAGAGTGCAACTTTGCAGGAAATAGAAACACCGGCCAACCAACGGATCAACGTGGTTGATAAAGGTACGACTATTGAAATCACTTACTCAAAGAGTATCGCTATCGTTCCTCGTCCGGCTATCGACTTCACATTCGGCGAATATACCGTTCAATATGTGAAAGGCATGACGCGTACACAAGTAGCAGATAAAGTACGGGACTTCATCTATCTGGCAAATCCGTTTATTGCAGAGTATATAACGAATGTACAGATCACCAATAACCGGATCACGGAAAATATGGGTACGGCTACCTACCGGGTAACGTTAAGTGCTGACCTGGATGTTCTCTTCTCGGAAGTAACCGTGAACGGACAGCCGCATAGCTCGACTACATTTGAAGGTACTGTAAACATCACTCCGCGTCCGATCGCAAAAGTGAAACTGTATAAGTATGAGTTCAAGAAAGAAGGCGCATCCGACGATATGATCGCAAAAGCGATCCTGGCTGACCTGCTTTTGAAGAATCCGGATATGAAGGGGGCTTATATCTCCAGCGTAACATTAGTACCTGCCATCGGCAGAGATCTTTATTCGTATACTGTCGTATTCAATCCGAATGACAATATCCGGAAGATCGAAGTATCTAATGAAGACGGAGGTCTTATTATTCCGATAGAATGGGGAGGTTATACAACGGCAACTTATCTTCGCTCGGTACGATTAACCGACAACGGTCAGTCGTTGGCGGAATACCCGCTTCCGATCAATGTACAACTGCCTCTGTGGGAACGTCCGTTCGGACAGACTGCCGACGAGTATGCACAAGACTTGTTGAATGACTTCAGGCTGACTCCGGGTGCAGACCGCGTAACAGTTCCTGACCTGAATAACTGGGGTGTGAAAACATATCTGATCAACAACGAAACTTCTACAGGAGACGTTCCGGTACGTATTGCCGGCGAAAGTTATCCGCAGGTATCCGACCTGTATGGTTACGAAGTGGTTGCTGGCGCTAATACCCAGTTCTCCGAATACTATACATTAAATTATACGGCACCGTCCAGTATCCACCTGACAGTGAACGGTAACGATGTGATTGCCAAATTGGCTCTCCGTATAGTAAAAGCAAAACGTACGCTTACTTTACCGGAAGTGAATGTCACTTATAATGACATCAATACGAAAGTCGCTTTACTTGACTCCGTAAAGAAAGCAGTGCTGGAAGATCCGGCTAATGAAGAATTTTTCGAACTGGTAGCTAAGACAGGTGTTAAACCTCTGAAGAGCTTTACAGTTACTATCAATAATATAGAAGAAGAAGGAACAACCGTTGCCGGGACCTATACTTATTCGGTAGCATTCGTTCAAAAGGTAACGGATAATATCGAAATAAGAGAAGCAGGTCCGAAGACATTGGTTGTCGGTCAGGCTCCGGTTGTCTTTACATTCCCGACAGATATTACATATCGTTATGGAAAACGTAAAGTGGCTATCGAAGCTGACATCCTCAGTCAGTTCCTGGCAGCTAACGAAGGTCTGTTAAGTGCATATACCTGCTTCGAAAATCCGGCAGACCTGTTCAAGGTTATGTTGACTAGTGCTGATTGTTCAGCAGAAGAAACAGAAACGTTGCCGAAGAACGGTGATTACGGTTACAGGGTAGATGTACTTGATGCGAACCTGTTGTCGAACTTCCTGCTTGACAACCAATTCGGCAGTAACTTCCATAATGTACAGAACTCTGTTCAGATCGGTCAGCGTAAACTGACTATCACACTGCCTACTTATCTGGCCGCTACAGCCGAAGAAGAAACAGCCGCGAAAGCTGCATTTACATTCGGTAAAGCGACAAAGGCAGAGATCGAGCAAATGATCTACGATGATATCGTTGCTTTGAATGGTGCGAAGATCAAGAGTGATTATACGTTGGCAGTCAGCCTGGTTACTACCAAGGCGCAATTGGATAAAAATAATCCTGTAATCGGTGACTACAACTATACCGTTGAACTGACCTCAGCCGATTATATTTTCGTTTATCAGATCGAAGGTGCTGAAGTGACTGACGGACCGGGTACGAATGTCGTTACTGCTGTCAACGCAGTGAAGGTGGTTGCTCCGGGTGTCGTTGTGACATTCAACGAAGAAAAGCTCGAAGGTGTCTGGACGATCGTTGCCGGTAAACCGGTATATGAGCTGACCAACCTGACACTGGCAAGTGACGATTATGGATTTACCTTGATTTCTATAAAGGAAGATCCGGAGAATCCGACACCGGCCATGACAGCTGCACGCTGGAACCAGTTGTTCAAGAACAATAAGTTACATTGGGCATTGTACCGTAACAATAAACTTCAGTTCCACGGTAATACATTGAACAGTGTCCTGGTCGACTCTGTAAAGAACAATGTTACCCAGGGTAATTATAAACTTCGTATCGTAGACGCTTCGACATTGAAAGCAGCTATCGGTAACTTCGAAATCCAGTTGGATGCCGACTTGGCTAACCTGAAGGTGACTCCGGCAACAGTAGAAGTGAAAGCGGCTAAAGATGCTTATACAAAAGTGTACGGCACGGTCGTTACTAAAGATACCGATCTGAATGCGAAACTTGTATTTGCCACAGAACCGAAGCTGACCGCAGCTAAACTGCTGGCAGAAAAGAATGTGATCGACCTGTTTGAAACGGTAGATCCGCTCGATACTGACGTTTATGAAGCTACCGCTCCGGTAGGCGACTACCAGATCCGTGCAATCGAAGCAAGGGTGAAAGAACTGTTTACTCCGGTTATCGGCGTTAAGTTCGTGGCAAGCGAAACGGAGGCTAAAGTATCTGTTACCCCGGCTCCGCTGACGGCAACCGACTTAACGGTTAAAGTATCCGTTACACGCGAATATGGCGAAGAGGCAGCAGATGCTGATGTATATGCAGAAGTTTCGGGTAACTTATCCGAAGCCTTCCAGGCAGAGATCACCCAATTGCTGAATGCAGATAAAGTAAACCGTACAAGCTGGCTCGACCTGTCGGGCGTTAACAAGAAGACAGACGTCGGCACATACGAGTTGCGCTTTACATCTTCGGCCGCTACCCGGATCGCAGCCCTGCTTCCGAACTTCGATATCTCCGCTGCTACGCTTATCAACGCAGGCCTGACGGTAACGCCGGCTCCGCTGACCGTACGTGCGAAGAGCTACAACCGTCCTTACGGTGGTGGTAATCCGGATCTCGAAATCGAATACATCGGTTTGAAGAATAATGAATATGAAAACCTGGCGGATGTATTCTCTGTGATGCCGAAGATCGCGACAGATGCGAGATCCGACTCACGTGGTACATACGATATCTACTTCACGGTAAAAGGGGAAGCACGTAATTATACGGTAACTCACGAAAACGGAACCTTGTCGATCGATAAGATCCGCCGTACAATCATCTGGCCGGAAGATCAGCGCAACCTGGTAATCCCGGTAGGTGAAACAGTTGAGTTATCAGCTTACCTGAAATCGGAAGCCGACGGTAAACCGTCTATCTACGATATCCGTTACGAACTGTCGGGCAACGATCGCGAACGTGTGATCCTGTCTGAAACAGCAAGAGGCGTTTATGCTATAACCGGTAATGTACGTACGGAAGGTGACAACTATGTGACCATCACAGTATTTGCCGATGGCGATGATACCTACGAAGATGCCACTCCTGTAACCGGAACGATCAAAGTAATCGCTCCGGAAGGTGATGCAGCCAAAGTAAATGTAATCATCTCTAATGTGACCAGCATTTACGACAGCAACCCGAGAGCAGTAAGCGTAAAGGTAACCGACGTGGAAACAGGTGAGGCAGTGAAAGACTTCAGCATCTATTACGAAGGCGACCAGTTAGGTTCTGTTCCGACCCTGTATCCGTCTACCCAGGACGCTCCGACAGACGCCGGTGTATATACTGTAACGGTGAAGGCAACGCTCGGTTCCGTCACTTATTCTTACACCGCTAAGAACAAGATGGTGATCGCTCCGAAGCCGGTTGTGGTAACAGCCCGCAGCTTCAATATCCGGTACGGTAGCGAACAACCCGCTTACGCAAATGCATACGATTATAACAAGAGTGACTTCCTGAACGGCGAAGACTTCCTGGTTGGCCAGGCTCCGGTTGTTCGTCTGATAGGATACAACGGTAAAGCCGGCTCATATAAGCTGACTCCGTATTCTGCTCAGGACTTCGGTCGTAACTATGTGATTACTTATGTGTCCGGACTGTTGAATGTCAGTAAGGCTGCCGTGACTATCCAGGCTGATGACAAAGAAACTGTTTATGGTAAGGATCTGGAAGAACTGACCTACACGGCTACCGGCTTCGTGAACGGTGAAACGCTGAAAGACCTCGGTTTCGCTCCGCGTATCAGTTCGACTGTAACACGTACATCGGATGCAGGTGTTTACCCGATCACTTTCTCTGATAATTATACATCTGATAACTACGAAGTTTCTTATGTAGACGGTAAATACAACCTGCAGGCTGCTTCACAGAAGATAAGCTGGAGCCCGGAAACTACAATAGACGTAGAAGGTGGTGATGTGGTTCTTACGGCTACTGCTTCAAGTAAACTTCCGGTTACATTCAATTCGTCTAACGACGCGGTTGCTTATGTAAATCAGATCGGCGACGCATGGATACTGACTCCGGTTACTTCCGGTACGGTAACGGTTACAGCTATGCAGCATGGTAATAAAAACTACAACGCTGCTGAACCTGTGGTGATAACATTCCTTGTGGACGATGAATATCTGTCGGTAGGCAATGAAAACCTCGTCGTTGCAGACCAGATCGATGTATATCCGAGACTGTTTACCAACACTGTCACAGTGGCTGCTCCGTCTGAAATCAAGCAGGTAGAACTGCTGTCGATGAACGGAACATTACAGACAGTTATTCGCAAACCGGGATCTGTTATTGATCTGTCGACATTTGGATCAGGCATCTATCTGCTCAATGTAACATTGGAAGACGGAACGTTCAAATCAGTGAAGATCATTAAGAAGTAACCTGTAAAACTAATTTAGTATGAAGAAATATATTAAATCAATATTCACATCGAGGAAGCAGCTTATGCTGCTTCCCCTGATGCTTGTTTCAGGCGGTATCATGCAGGCGCAAACGACTGTACCCGATACTGTGTACGTAAGCTTCAATACGAATACTCCGCTGCCGATGACTTATGGTGACAACCTGAGTACGGCTGCCGCGGGTATCGATGGAGCCAGTTTCAACTATTTCTATGTGAATGGGGATGGAAGTGAATATGGAAGTGTTGGCTCCGGAG
This is a stretch of genomic DNA from Parabacteroides chongii. It encodes these proteins:
- a CDS encoding MBG domain-containing protein; protein product: MNKVYLIDVSRRLLIFVLLLGGYITQAVAADIYVPVKDVLSFYQGTEYANKVQLESHIQSLLQDAVSGTAIISEVVVQRNNGTLPPAELGVNSFSYTFNISGSSGDFAFRRTVGDDLISPTSIQLTGNTVNIAVSNAIEIKARQAVGNLNFPANWGNYVYGTPISDLNTKIQVLGMSGVSITDASVFLVKDGLEIQYTGNNSLEAGEYDVVVTFPPTEQFAYAPSLSNCTQQAIGSYISTAKLKVKEKPINNTIFPVFAEGVGGLGKMAANTNLIRAKNQINNNINPSDFISEIKVYSDANFSNEVTAGKLVPGAVYSYRVVLLPNYGKGNNVSASVGGATINFNTTKHSYDIVNAISVEKNTLTVKLPDFISSPIRIGGYNDNAAMATMLKQLIQDINPDMVDQNLVPKVDITDGTVSSSMPDNSLLGYKVTVQGDLTKTGLTFVTNGNVASTNLTVNGNVCSFKNSLLFVTTLPTTHSLAYPGNYQIDYEKDMLPNAVIRRIKSDLLVRNAGVLGNETFIVRLINNDLSNKNAIAETDDSFGYKIIITKSATLQEIETPANQRINVVDKGTTIEITYSKSIAIVPRPAIDFTFGEYTVQYVKGMTRTQVADKVRDFIYLANPFIAEYITNVQITNNRITENMGTATYRVTLSADLDVLFSEVTVNGQPHSSTTFEGTVNITPRPIAKVKLYKYEFKKEGASDDMIAKAILADLLLKNPDMKGAYISSVTLVPAIGRDLYSYTVVFNPNDNIRKIEVSNEDGGLIIPIEWGGYTTATYLRSVRLTDNGQSLAEYPLPINVQLPLWERPFGQTADEYAQDLLNDFRLTPGADRVTVPDLNNWGVKTYLINNETSTGDVPVRIAGESYPQVSDLYGYEVVAGANTQFSEYYTLNYTAPSSIHLTVNGNDVIAKLALRIVKAKRTLTLPEVNVTYNDINTKVALLDSVKKAVLEDPANEEFFELVAKTGVKPLKSFTVTINNIEEEGTTVAGTYTYSVAFVQKVTDNIEIREAGPKTLVVGQAPVVFTFPTDITYRYGKRKVAIEADILSQFLAANEGLLSAYTCFENPADLFKVMLTSADCSAEETETLPKNGDYGYRVDVLDANLLSNFLLDNQFGSNFHNVQNSVQIGQRKLTITLPTYLAATAEEETAAKAAFTFGKATKAEIEQMIYDDIVALNGAKIKSDYTLAVSLVTTKAQLDKNNPVIGDYNYTVELTSADYIFVYQIEGAEVTDGPGTNVVTAVNAVKVVAPGVVVTFNEEKLEGVWTIVAGKPVYELTNLTLASDDYGFTLISIKEDPENPTPAMTAARWNQLFKNNKLHWALYRNNKLQFHGNTLNSVLVDSVKNNVTQGNYKLRIVDASTLKAAIGNFEIQLDADLANLKVTPATVEVKAAKDAYTKVYGTVVTKDTDLNAKLVFATEPKLTAAKLLAEKNVIDLFETVDPLDTDVYEATAPVGDYQIRAIEARVKELFTPVIGVKFVASETEAKVSVTPAPLTATDLTVKVSVTREYGEEAADADVYAEVSGNLSEAFQAEITQLLNADKVNRTSWLDLSGVNKKTDVGTYELRFTSSAATRIAALLPNFDISAATLINAGLTVTPAPLTVRAKSYNRPYGGGNPDLEIEYIGLKNNEYENLADVFSVMPKIATDARSDSRGTYDIYFTVKGEARNYTVTHENGTLSIDKIRRTIIWPEDQRNLVIPVGETVELSAYLKSEADGKPSIYDIRYELSGNDRERVILSETARGVYAITGNVRTEGDNYVTITVFADGDDTYEDATPVTGTIKVIAPEGDAAKVNVIISNVTSIYDSNPRAVSVKVTDVETGEAVKDFSIYYEGDQLGSVPTLYPSTQDAPTDAGVYTVTVKATLGSVTYSYTAKNKMVIAPKPVVVTARSFNIRYGSEQPAYANAYDYNKSDFLNGEDFLVGQAPVVRLIGYNGKAGSYKLTPYSAQDFGRNYVITYVSGLLNVSKAAVTIQADDKETVYGKDLEELTYTATGFVNGETLKDLGFAPRISSTVTRTSDAGVYPITFSDNYTSDNYEVSYVDGKYNLQAASQKISWSPETTIDVEGGDVVLTATASSKLPVTFNSSNDAVAYVNQIGDAWILTPVTSGTVTVTAMQHGNKNYNAAEPVVITFLVDDEYLSVGNENLVVADQIDVYPRLFTNTVTVAAPSEIKQVELLSMNGTLQTVIRKPGSVIDLSTFGSGIYLLNVTLEDGTFKSVKIIKK